The following are encoded together in the Actinoplanes sp. N902-109 genome:
- a CDS encoding TIGR03620 family F420-dependent LLM class oxidoreductase: protein MDLRTELGRIGVWSMELRGAARPAVREAAAELAELGWRTVWLPGLDGAGVLDDVGHLLTASPAGRVVTGVLNIWGQTPAELSATVAALDARHGPRSVIGLGIGSPAGAAAHGLDYGNPVTTLSHYLDGINTSILPADRLLLGALGPKMADLAARRTAGWHPFLVTPEYVAGQRARAGAGPFLAPHQAVILEKDPDKARAAARAGVGMFLGFPTYQANLRRIGFTDEDLVPGGSDRLIDALVAHGDLADIDRRVRAHLDAGADHVALHVLSAPGSRDMPRDQWRELASLL, encoded by the coding sequence ATGGACCTGCGGACCGAACTCGGCCGGATCGGCGTATGGAGCATGGAGCTGCGTGGCGCGGCCCGGCCAGCCGTGCGGGAGGCCGCGGCCGAGCTGGCCGAGCTGGGCTGGCGCACCGTGTGGCTGCCCGGCCTGGACGGCGCCGGCGTGCTCGACGACGTCGGTCACCTGCTCACCGCCTCGCCCGCGGGCCGGGTCGTGACCGGCGTGCTCAACATCTGGGGTCAGACCCCGGCCGAACTCAGCGCGACGGTGGCCGCCCTCGATGCGCGGCACGGCCCGCGCAGCGTCATCGGGCTCGGCATCGGCAGCCCGGCCGGCGCCGCCGCGCACGGGCTCGACTACGGCAACCCAGTCACCACGTTGAGTCATTACCTTGACGGCATCAACACGTCAATCCTGCCGGCTGACCGGCTGCTGCTCGGGGCGCTCGGCCCCAAGATGGCCGATCTCGCCGCGCGGCGTACGGCGGGATGGCACCCCTTCCTGGTCACTCCCGAGTACGTCGCCGGGCAGCGCGCCCGGGCCGGCGCCGGGCCGTTCCTCGCCCCGCATCAGGCCGTGATCCTCGAGAAAGACCCGGACAAGGCCCGTGCGGCAGCCCGGGCAGGCGTCGGCATGTTCCTCGGCTTCCCCACCTATCAGGCCAACCTGAGGCGTATCGGCTTCACCGACGAGGACCTCGTGCCGGGCGGCAGCGACCGGCTCATCGACGCCCTGGTGGCCCACGGCGACCTGGCCGACATCGACCGCCGGGTGCGCGCTCACCTCGACGCCGGTGCCGACCACGTGGCGCTGCACGTGCTCAGCGCACCCGGTTCCCGTGACATGCCCCGTGACCAGTGGCGCGAGCTGGCCTCGCTCCTCTGA